A region of the Arctopsyche grandis isolate Sample6627 chromosome 10, ASM5162203v2, whole genome shotgun sequence genome:
ctcttctgcaatgataactgagctcgttttttcatgttgacgtgttaaaattcgaatttgatgctttctcctcgaaaacccacactaaactgaactcaaatcttagaaaacaatcatatttagaatatttggtcgttaaaaacctTTGATAAGTAGATAGAAAGGTAACATTTGTACtgacattgtatatatatatatatatatatatatacatatacaatgtcaGTACAAATGTTACCTTTCTATCTACTTATCAAAGGTTTGAAATTCAAtacttattaatataaaaaaatccaagatgaaatgataaaaaatgatggaaatttaaaaaatgattacATTGGTATTGATTAGAGAGTGTcacttattataaaataaaagaaattcatCATATATTaaaccatttatttttaattaattgaaaaggcCAGCCTTTCcgtaagtatatacataagtacatacatactaacgatcatgttttatatacattttcaaaatcaaattcatACAATTCTATTGATAAAAGAGTAAACATGCCAAACTATCCTTTGTAGTAAGGAGGAATAGCAGTTGTTTCAAGCAGGAATAATCCAACCCTGTaacaacaaaaacatttaaaataatcataattaacAAACAGgttatataaacaaacatataataattaatcactCACTTAGATTTCACTGAGGCTCCACCCATATGCAATTTGCTGAGATTTGCGCATTTATTGTGCTGAACTTCGCTCAAAGTTTTACACTGGTTAGCCATGAAACCTTGATTGTTCAACGAATACGCAAAGAATTGGTATGATCTTCCATGGGAACAACCGACGTCTAAGATACCACAACCTGGCTGATCCTCTCCCCCATTGGGATAGAAATCATTATCACCGACGGGATCTTCTAAACCGAGATTTCCAGCATTCGTGTGAATGATTTCAACGTAATTGGCATCCCCGGGCCTGATTCGTTCACTTCCACTGCCAAAGAAAGGAGCCGCGGGATCGAACGCTGTCGGTCAAATGAGcacttatattatttttattttagaaacatTAAAAGAATGCAGCTAGTCAGATAATTTAAGATTGCTATGCTGAgattcataatatatgtacgtatgtttgcaTAAGAATAAATCGTCAACTGAATTATGAACATGTATGATTTAAAAGTACCTGTAATGTAAGTAATTTTTCCTTTTGTGACACTTCTTGAAGCAATTCCAGTGATATGTCCACCGAGACTGTGTCCCATAATATGGAAGTTGTTCACATTGCTTCCATGGTCAATCAACCAATCTATTAATTTGGCTACAAAGCGACCTACTGGGGGTACATGAGATACGGCACTGCCGTACAGACCGTTGGCACCTGCACCCCAATCAACGCAGATGACGTTGACGTCCATTGCAGCCAAGAattcttattataataataaatagaattATTATTGATGTAATacacaaacaaaattttataaaaaactatgATCATAATTGTATTTACTTTGAGTTATGAGTGTGCAAACTTCACTTCCACCGTTATTGTTCCATCCGTGGGCGATGATTTTAACCGCTTTGCTCTTATCAAAGTTGGAAGTAGTCAAACTGTTGACGTCGTTATATGTGATAGTATTACCACTTGTTGGATTtttcctgaaaatgtaacttttattaataatggacatgtggtaaatatgtatgtaaacgaaTTTCATTTTGCActaaattaaaagaataaaaaatggACCAACAATAGTTAGGTTTAAAGTTAAACGAATCATTATTGTGCATCCAAATAAATCATACAGAAGAAGATATTTGTATTTAAgcaaaacaatacatacatatatgtagaatgaaaACATAATTCTGTCATTAACATGTGTTTTCGAACTAAATAGGCATAGGATCTACCTTGTATACAGCTTGAAGATAACATCTTTTTCAGCTGTGAATCTACTCTCCGGTACTTGGACTCTCAAGTCAACATATTGTAGTTTTCCATTTTCATCTGTCGTGAAAAAATAGTTTTGACCCTCTTTATACCTGAGGAAATTTGGGATGACGGTTCCAGCTGAAATTGACAACGAACAATACAACTTCAGTATTCAtagcgcaaaaaaaaaaaaaagcaagtaGGCAAGTAAGAACAAAAGCTATCGCTAAACTTTGGGCATTTAGCGAGTTTCATAGTAGAATTGATTCGCACCACAGCGAAGATTAATGGGAATAGAAAAAGTTGGGTCGTTtccaatgtacatataccaaCACACTCTTTAATTGTGCCAGTGTGAATAAGTTCTAACTTTGGGTCTTTGCTTTTTCCGTAGATGTATAATATAGcgattcatatgtatatacatatgtgtgtaattaCATACCTGTTACGAAAGATATCGCCGAAATGGCAATCAGCGTCAGAATTGACAGCTTCATCTTTACCAATGTCTCCACAATGTATGTGGTGGATCATTCCCAgagtgtttatatatatatgcgaAATTAAtctattgattttatcaattataaatgaatcggatattatataaaacttgCCATAGGTAATTTTGATATcaaataatacgtttattttgtaGATTCATAActgttaatattttgtatttgtatat
Encoded here:
- the LOC143917808 gene encoding pancreatic lipase-related protein 2-like, with protein sequence MKLSILTLIAISAISFVTAGTVIPNFLRYKEGQNYFFTTDENGKLQYVDLRVQVPESRFTAEKDVIFKLYTRKNPTSGNTITYNDVNSLTTSNFDKSKAVKIIAHGWNNNGGSEVCTLITQKFLAAMDVNVICVDWGAGANGLYGSAVSHVPPVGRFVAKLIDWLIDHGSNVNNFHIMGHSLGGHITGIASRSVTKGKITYITAFDPAAPFFGSGSERIRPGDANYVEIIHTNAGNLGLEDPVGDNDFYPNGGEDQPGCGILDVGCSHGRSYQFFAYSLNNQGFMANQCKTLSEVQHNKCANLSKLHMGGASVKSKVGLFLLETTAIPPYYKG